The following proteins are co-located in the Diaphorobacter sp. HDW4B genome:
- the glp gene encoding gephyrin-like molybdotransferase Glp → MSMDDALAAVLAQAARVDAFDTLDTFDADGRVLWADAVSDLQVPPLDNSAMDGYAVRCADITEAGVLLPVSQRIAAGQVGEPLAAGTAARIFTGAPVPPGADAIVMQEDTESVDGRVRITAVPRAEQWIRRAGEDIAKGSTILKAGTRLNPAALGLLASIGLGKVQVARKPRVAIFSTGDELVMPGDVLPKDMPPGSIYNSNRFFLRALLMRLGCEVNDCGIVPDNREATLKVMQDAAAGNDLIVSTAGVSVGEEDHVKPAVEQLGELNLWKISMKPGKPFAFGKVRREAGSSAHFMGLPGNPVSSFVTFLMMVRPFVLRLQGVENVAPRALYAPADFDLKKPDARREFLRVRLNEQGALELFGNQSSGVLTSAVWGDGLVDNPAMNIVKKGDVVRFIPMSELLQ, encoded by the coding sequence ATGTCCATGGACGACGCTTTGGCGGCCGTGCTCGCGCAGGCCGCGCGCGTCGATGCATTCGACACGCTGGACACCTTCGATGCCGACGGCCGCGTGCTGTGGGCCGATGCGGTGTCCGATCTGCAGGTGCCACCGCTCGACAATTCCGCCATGGATGGCTATGCCGTGCGCTGCGCCGACATCACCGAAGCAGGCGTGCTGCTGCCCGTGAGCCAGCGCATTGCGGCGGGGCAGGTGGGCGAGCCGCTGGCGGCAGGAACGGCTGCGCGCATCTTCACCGGCGCGCCTGTGCCGCCCGGCGCGGACGCCATCGTCATGCAGGAAGACACCGAGTCGGTCGATGGCCGAGTGCGCATCACCGCCGTGCCAAGGGCCGAGCAATGGATTCGCCGTGCGGGCGAGGACATCGCCAAAGGCAGCACGATTCTCAAGGCCGGGACGCGTCTGAATCCCGCCGCATTGGGCCTGCTTGCCAGCATCGGTCTTGGCAAGGTGCAGGTGGCCCGCAAGCCGCGCGTGGCCATATTCTCGACGGGGGACGAACTGGTCATGCCGGGCGATGTGCTTCCGAAGGACATGCCACCTGGATCGATCTACAACAGCAACCGTTTCTTCCTGCGCGCGCTGCTCATGCGGCTGGGCTGCGAGGTGAACGATTGCGGCATCGTGCCGGACAACCGCGAGGCCACCCTCAAGGTGATGCAGGACGCTGCGGCGGGCAATGACCTGATCGTCTCCACCGCAGGCGTGTCGGTGGGCGAGGAAGACCATGTGAAGCCCGCCGTCGAGCAACTGGGCGAGCTGAATCTCTGGAAGATTTCGATGAAGCCGGGCAAGCCCTTCGCGTTCGGCAAGGTGCGCCGTGAAGCAGGCAGCAGCGCGCATTTCATGGGCCTGCCGGGCAATCCGGTGTCGAGTTTCGTGACCTTTCTGATGATGGTGCGTCCGTTCGTGCTGCGTCTGCAGGGCGTGGAAAACGTGGCTCCGCGTGCGCTGTACGCCCCCGCTGATTTCGACTTGAAGAAGCCCGATGCGCGCCGCGAATTTCTGCGTGTGCGCCTGAACGAACAGGGTGCGCTGGAACTGTTCGGTAACCAGAGTTCGGGCGTGCTCACATCGGCTGTGTGGGGTGATGGACTGGTCGACAATCCCGCGATGAACATCGTGAAGAAGGGCGATGTGGTGCGCTTCATCCCCATGTCGGAACTGCTGCAATGA
- the moaD gene encoding molybdopterin converting factor subunit 1, with product MTHQIKVLYFASIREAFGAGSESLQTSAATVGALREELIRTKGDAAAAALAPNKAVRMALNQLMCKADAAIKDGDEVAFFPPVTGG from the coding sequence ATGACCCATCAAATCAAGGTTCTCTACTTCGCGTCGATCCGCGAAGCGTTTGGCGCTGGTTCCGAAAGCCTGCAGACCAGCGCCGCCACGGTGGGTGCTTTGCGCGAAGAGCTGATCCGCACCAAGGGCGATGCTGCTGCAGCCGCGCTTGCGCCCAACAAGGCCGTGCGCATGGCGCTCAATCAGCTGATGTGCAAGGCCGACGCTGCGATCAAGGACGGTGATGAAGTGGCGTTCTTCCCGCCGGTGACAGGAGGCTGA
- a CDS encoding recombinase family protein, translating to MSEPVDPSISSRTRKALSEAKARGVKLGSAGADNIRATVEKRKADADAFAALHQAVFDEMIAEGLTHRRMAEVLNERGVPAARGGAWTHGQVQRMLLRLRGAPE from the coding sequence ATGAGCGAACCCGTCGATCCCTCCATCAGCTCGCGCACACGCAAGGCCCTGTCTGAGGCCAAGGCACGCGGCGTGAAACTGGGCTCTGCCGGAGCTGACAACATTCGCGCCACGGTCGAAAAGCGCAAGGCCGACGCGGATGCTTTTGCGGCCCTGCATCAGGCGGTGTTCGACGAGATGATCGCTGAAGGACTGACCCACCGCCGCATGGCTGAAGTGCTCAACGAGCGCGGCGTTCCCGCAGCGCGCGGCGGGGCGTGGACGCACGGGCAAGTGCAGCGCATGTTGCTGCGTTTGCGCGGCGCTCCTGAATGA